A window of Akkermansiaceae bacterium contains these coding sequences:
- a CDS encoding sodium:solute symporter family protein translates to MPYSYIAVLGLSPLDLIVIIAYFVAMIGIGIWSMRRIKSQEDFFLGGRRFGRLIQVFANFGQATSSDTGPTVATTTYNNGGAGVWSALMMLFATPFFWFTSVWYRRMRTVTLGDYYAERFNSKVIGGIYALLMGVGLCVLLSLAFIMMNKTVQAMTPKDQADLTSSEKVEYAQAVRMNDLQSRDYHSLTPVEVDELRQLQIEKPRLQFSYINSSLLIWSIVIVVCLYAVTGGLEAAFISDMIQGVFILILSVMLIPFAVNMVNDRFGGSGVMDAFRTLHVQKSESFFEIFGSPAAADFTWYYIAAIAVMGLINSGAQANTFVTPSSSKDEYSARFGMTFGIYLKRGTTVLWGVTSLFAVLLFASDITDPDLLWGYASLKLLAPVGMGLVGLMIAALMAALMSTADMFMITASSLFTHNIYRPLFPARSSKHYVNAGRVFGVLVLIGAAFFSLLNDSVLGMLKLWWEFGGLFAAAMWLGILWKKTSRRAVYFQIGTCLLLYFLIPMLLPALAPGVRSHPEMLKTTEARVITSDYKRATQEDVDARNQEIESFRSLTPTERAGRVAPVPVELGQPWSKTTVLPAKSIFWTKGLVVMKDENGEVLKDVGGKVRYQGQGMLNVFLYAVDALGFDLSKNTYSENETIRVAIRVVFPFLILVGVSLLTRRSKEEIQAADRLAARMLTPLAQTPEEDEKEVELSHARPGRFDHTKVFGPESSWQWAKWNRQDTVGFILNILTVIAIIWALTFCFGLGG, encoded by the coding sequence ATGCCATATTCATACATAGCCGTTCTAGGTCTTTCCCCTCTCGATCTCATTGTTATTATCGCTTATTTCGTCGCGATGATTGGCATTGGGATCTGGTCCATGCGACGGATCAAGAGCCAGGAGGATTTCTTTCTCGGTGGTCGCCGGTTTGGCAGGCTGATCCAGGTGTTTGCCAACTTTGGCCAGGCAACGTCATCGGATACGGGGCCGACTGTGGCGACCACCACCTATAACAATGGTGGCGCCGGTGTGTGGTCGGCGTTGATGATGTTGTTTGCCACCCCCTTCTTCTGGTTTACCTCGGTGTGGTACCGGCGCATGCGGACGGTGACGCTGGGTGATTATTATGCCGAGCGTTTCAACTCCAAGGTGATCGGCGGTATTTATGCCCTGCTCATGGGCGTGGGGCTCTGCGTTCTGTTATCGTTGGCATTCATCATGATGAACAAAACGGTGCAGGCGATGACACCGAAGGATCAGGCGGATCTAACATCCTCCGAAAAAGTGGAATACGCCCAGGCCGTGCGGATGAACGACCTGCAAAGCCGCGACTACCATTCGCTGACACCGGTGGAGGTGGATGAGTTGAGGCAGTTGCAAATTGAAAAACCAAGGTTGCAGTTTTCCTACATCAATTCATCGCTACTGATCTGGTCGATCGTTATTGTCGTCTGTCTCTACGCCGTCACCGGAGGCTTGGAGGCGGCGTTTATCAGTGACATGATCCAGGGGGTATTCATCCTGATCCTATCAGTGATGCTCATTCCGTTTGCTGTGAATATGGTGAATGACCGCTTTGGTGGTTCGGGCGTGATGGATGCATTCAGGACCCTGCACGTACAAAAATCCGAGTCGTTTTTCGAGATTTTCGGCTCTCCCGCAGCGGCGGATTTCACCTGGTATTACATCGCGGCCATCGCGGTGATGGGATTGATCAACTCGGGGGCGCAGGCCAATACCTTTGTGACACCCAGTTCGTCGAAAGATGAATACTCCGCCCGTTTCGGCATGACCTTTGGGATTTACCTGAAACGTGGAACCACGGTGCTCTGGGGCGTCACCTCCCTGTTCGCCGTTCTCTTGTTTGCCAGTGATATCACCGATCCCGATTTGCTCTGGGGCTACGCATCGCTGAAGCTTCTGGCTCCTGTGGGCATGGGCCTGGTCGGTCTGATGATCGCGGCACTGATGGCCGCACTGATGTCGACGGCGGATATGTTTATGATCACCGCCTCGAGCCTCTTTACCCACAATATTTACAGACCCTTGTTTCCTGCCAGATCGAGCAAGCATTACGTCAATGCCGGTCGGGTTTTCGGTGTGCTGGTGCTGATTGGCGCCGCGTTTTTTTCCCTCCTCAATGACAGTGTGTTAGGGATGCTGAAACTTTGGTGGGAGTTTGGCGGGCTCTTTGCCGCCGCCATGTGGTTGGGTATCCTGTGGAAGAAGACGAGTCGGCGCGCCGTGTATTTTCAAATTGGCACCTGCCTGTTACTCTATTTCTTGATCCCGATGCTGCTGCCGGCGCTCGCACCAGGTGTGCGCAGCCACCCGGAGATGCTGAAAACGACAGAGGCCAGGGTCATCACTTCCGACTACAAACGTGCGACCCAGGAGGATGTGGATGCCCGTAACCAGGAAATTGAATCGTTCCGGTCACTGACACCGACCGAGCGGGCCGGCCGCGTTGCCCCGGTTCCCGTCGAGCTCGGCCAGCCATGGTCGAAGACCACCGTGCTGCCTGCAAAATCCATTTTCTGGACCAAGGGGCTGGTGGTGATGAAGGATGAAAACGGGGAAGTGCTCAAAGACGTCGGTGGCAAGGTGCGCTACCAGGGGCAGGGCATGTTGAACGTCTTTTTGTACGCGGTCGATGCTCTGGGATTTGACCTTTCCAAAAATACCTACTCGGAAAACGAAACCATCCGCGTCGCGATCCGGGTGGTTTTCCCGTTTTTGATCCTGGTGGGGGTGAGCCTGCTAACCCGCCGCTCCAAGGAGGAGATTCAAGCCGCCGACCGTCTGGCTGCGCGGATGTTAACCCCTCTGGCCCAAACCCCCGAGGAGGACGAAAAAGAAGTCGAACTCTCCCATGCCCGTCCTGGCCGGTTTGATCACACCAAGGTCTTCGGGCCGGAGTCGTCCTGGCAGTGGGCAAAGTGGAACCGACAGGACACCGTCGGTTTCATCCTCAATATCTTGACAGTGATCGCCATCATCTGGGCACTGACATTCTGTTTTGGCCTGGGTGGGTGA
- a CDS encoding DUF2492 family protein, protein MGPLRFVLQRRSANYHRPNHRKGGAGYGGHRALACISENGMTPAEAVTFLENRGKFIPTDESMKCSH, encoded by the coding sequence GTGGGACCACTTAGGTTTGTATTGCAACGGCGCAGTGCAAATTATCATAGACCCAACCATCGAAAAGGTGGCGCCGGCTATGGCGGACATCGAGCCTTAGCCTGTATTTCCGAAAACGGCATGACTCCGGCCGAGGCGGTGACCTTCCTTGAAAACCGTGGTAAGTTCATCCCCACGGACGAGAGTATGAAGTGCAGCCACTAG
- a CDS encoding ribonucleotide-diphosphate reductase subunit beta: MNATLDDLTIPLDEEKAKQLLDSKRVIGGKKTSGFSLVPLKYPWAWKIYTDMRSNHWEPEDIPMQKDVEQWRSDEINDVERWIIKMAIGYFSAAEGIVGDNIIHVIRDQVTAPELELVFRRHAHEENIHADSLVYMVSSLGLNPHECEAIFESVLTVREKTDFVVSNSRSLRRDMDMSLAENKQALARNAFLFGQCMEGTQFYGLFGMVLSLYRQNKFPGIGQMFRYTLRDESNHIELLRNLLMDLVDENPEIWTDDFKEELRQTMAEAIKLEKNFIRDCLPVTSVGLNIEDFHQYIDYIADRRLETCGLDPLKGEIKNPFPWLAEMIDIKKEQNFFEGRVTEYQKSTALGNIDDDDL, from the coding sequence ATGAACGCAACACTCGACGATCTCACCATCCCTCTCGACGAGGAAAAGGCCAAGCAACTCCTTGACTCCAAACGCGTCATCGGGGGCAAAAAGACCAGTGGTTTCAGCCTCGTCCCGCTTAAATACCCCTGGGCATGGAAAATCTACACCGACATGCGCTCAAACCATTGGGAGCCAGAGGACATCCCGATGCAGAAAGACGTCGAGCAATGGCGCTCGGATGAAATCAACGACGTCGAACGCTGGATCATCAAGATGGCCATCGGCTACTTCTCCGCCGCCGAGGGCATCGTCGGCGACAACATCATCCACGTCATCCGCGACCAGGTCACCGCACCCGAGCTCGAGCTGGTATTCCGTCGTCACGCGCACGAGGAAAACATCCACGCCGACTCACTCGTCTACATGGTTTCCTCCCTCGGCCTCAACCCGCACGAGTGCGAAGCGATCTTTGAGAGTGTCCTGACCGTGCGCGAGAAAACCGACTTCGTGGTATCCAACTCCCGCTCGCTGCGCCGTGACATGGACATGTCCCTGGCGGAAAACAAACAAGCGCTCGCACGCAACGCCTTTCTCTTTGGCCAGTGTATGGAAGGCACCCAGTTCTACGGCCTCTTCGGTATGGTGCTCAGCCTCTACCGGCAGAACAAGTTCCCCGGCATCGGCCAGATGTTCCGCTACACCCTGCGCGACGAGTCGAACCACATCGAACTCCTCCGCAATCTGCTCATGGATCTCGTTGATGAAAACCCTGAGATCTGGACGGATGATTTCAAAGAGGAACTCCGCCAGACCATGGCCGAGGCCATCAAGCTGGAGAAGAACTTCATCCGCGACTGCCTGCCCGTCACCTCCGTCGGCCTCAACATCGAGGACTTCCACCAATACATCGATTACATCGCCGACCGCCGACTCGAAACCTGTGGCCTTGATCCTCTCAAGGGGGAAATCAAAAACCCCTTCCCATGGCTCGCCGAAATGATCGACATCAAGAAGGAGCAGAACTTCTTCGAAGGCCGCGTCACCGAATACCAGAAATCCACCGCCCTCGGAAACATCGACGACGATGATCTCTAA
- a CDS encoding response regulator transcription factor has protein sequence MSSSKPNSENANSENARSEAGIRLLIIDDHLVVREGLEAMLATAPAIGRIATSGTALEALELCGSFAPDVVLLDVRMPGNDGYHVLDEIHCRWPEMRVLMFSSSATSAEVHLARQRGASGYLSKSMDRNTILAAIEKVSVGGTLFQSDATGSVEVNLSPRELDVLRHLGRGLGNEELGLALGVSAETIKSHLKSIFQKLGVSVRAEAVSRGYELGLLNAQP, from the coding sequence ATGAGTTCCTCCAAACCCAATTCCGAAAATGCCAATTCTGAAAACGCAAGATCAGAAGCTGGTATCCGTCTGCTGATCATCGACGATCACCTGGTGGTCCGCGAGGGCTTGGAGGCGATGCTTGCCACCGCTCCCGCCATCGGCAGGATCGCCACCTCCGGCACTGCGCTGGAAGCGCTGGAGCTTTGCGGCAGTTTCGCGCCCGATGTCGTGTTGCTCGATGTGCGTATGCCGGGAAACGACGGCTATCATGTCCTCGATGAAATCCACTGCCGCTGGCCTGAGATGCGGGTGCTCATGTTTTCATCCAGTGCCACCTCTGCTGAGGTCCATCTCGCCCGGCAGCGCGGTGCCTCCGGTTACCTTTCCAAATCAATGGACCGGAATACCATCCTTGCTGCCATTGAGAAGGTCTCTGTCGGCGGCACTCTCTTCCAGTCCGATGCCACCGGATCCGTTGAGGTGAACTTGAGTCCCCGGGAGTTAGACGTTCTGCGCCATCTCGGCAGAGGTCTTGGAAATGAAGAGCTCGGCCTCGCTCTCGGAGTCAGCGCGGAGACCATTAAAAGCCACCTCAAGTCGATTTTTCAAAAGCTCGGCGTCTCCGTCCGTGCCGAAGCCGTTTCCCGTGGCTACGAACTTGGCTTGCTCAACGCTCAGCCCTGA
- a CDS encoding DMT family transporter: MKISYRILPLAVLVCALLWGSAFPAIKAIYAEWAVLGIEPDMPNRLVLAGVRFMLGGAVLLVLARHPLRELKQTSKWRLLGFACAQTYIQYIMFYTALVVSSAVLGGLLVGSGSIWWLLLAPLLLKSPWPSRWQWGFIGLGVIGVVIAVYRPGAGSGQPVLGAVLFCLCTLSGSLGLIVLQKILKTMGARAATGYGLLLGGVMFMLSGVSAWSDLAVLFSPRVMLITAYLAFVSALGFGLWNHLTSLFPVNLLAGYRFLVPVCAVVESSLLVSGESPGAGIWIGGSLVVAALIGLQRAR, encoded by the coding sequence GTGAAAATCTCCTACCGCATACTTCCCCTCGCTGTACTCGTCTGTGCGCTGCTGTGGGGGAGTGCGTTTCCGGCGATCAAGGCAATTTATGCCGAGTGGGCAGTGCTGGGTATTGAGCCGGACATGCCGAACCGTCTCGTGCTGGCGGGTGTCCGGTTTATGCTGGGTGGGGCGGTGTTGCTTGTTTTGGCCAGGCATCCTCTCAGGGAATTGAAACAGACCTCGAAGTGGCGTTTGCTTGGTTTCGCCTGTGCCCAAACGTATATCCAATACATCATGTTTTATACCGCGCTGGTGGTATCGAGCGCGGTGTTAGGTGGACTGCTGGTTGGCTCCGGAAGTATCTGGTGGCTACTGCTGGCACCGTTGTTGTTAAAATCCCCCTGGCCATCACGTTGGCAGTGGGGCTTTATCGGACTCGGGGTGATTGGTGTCGTGATTGCAGTCTATCGCCCCGGGGCGGGTAGTGGTCAGCCGGTTTTGGGTGCTGTCCTCTTTTGCCTCTGCACACTCAGTGGCTCGCTGGGATTGATCGTTCTTCAGAAAATCCTCAAGACAATGGGTGCCAGGGCGGCAACAGGTTACGGTTTATTGTTAGGAGGTGTGATGTTTATGTTGTCGGGGGTGTCGGCCTGGTCAGATTTAGCGGTGCTCTTTAGTCCCCGGGTAATGTTGATCACCGCCTACCTGGCATTTGTTTCTGCGCTTGGCTTTGGCTTGTGGAACCACCTGACAAGTTTGTTCCCGGTAAACCTTCTAGCAGGTTACCGCTTCCTGGTGCCCGTATGTGCGGTGGTGGAGTCGTCGCTGTTAGTATCCGGGGAGTCGCCGGGTGCGGGGATCTGGATTGGCGGGTCGCTCGTTGTTGCCGCCTTGATTGGGCTACAGAGGGCAAGGTAG
- a CDS encoding ribonucleotide-diphosphate reductase subunit beta, protein MADTINITLGERTFELDREKAEEAYASKKVINGRNSMFFNILPLKYNWAYELYKQMKNSHWEPGETSLQTDIVQWSQLGAPCQTLYKTALGAFAKSQEIFHSGGIYTIRDLVTAPELKLVFGRFVHEENTRSDILVYLHGSLSINPMECAALVASPAMAAKEQFVSENLSPLSRNTDTTTTENKQAVARNIFLMNQCMEGTQFFALWAPLFSLAAQNKLPGTGKILSKLLGDVSYRISLFDKLLKEMIVENPDVWTSVFQQQLIGYMLTAVKNEQNLVDALPVADAGLDPDSLKVYIEYLADARLAACGLARQYHHAASPFPWLDEQIHLTAGTVAHATTTTLDTTFDDDDL, encoded by the coding sequence ATGGCAGATACTATCAACATCACACTCGGCGAACGTACTTTTGAGCTGGACCGTGAAAAAGCCGAGGAGGCATACGCTTCCAAAAAGGTGATCAATGGTCGCAATTCGATGTTTTTCAACATCCTGCCCCTCAAATACAACTGGGCCTACGAGCTCTACAAGCAGATGAAAAACTCCCACTGGGAGCCCGGTGAAACATCACTCCAGACCGATATCGTCCAATGGAGCCAGCTTGGCGCGCCTTGCCAGACCCTATACAAAACCGCCCTCGGCGCCTTCGCCAAGTCCCAGGAAATTTTCCACTCCGGCGGCATCTACACCATCCGCGACCTGGTCACCGCGCCGGAGCTGAAGCTTGTTTTCGGTCGATTCGTCCACGAGGAAAACACCCGCAGCGACATTCTGGTCTACCTGCACGGCTCGCTCTCAATCAATCCGATGGAATGCGCCGCGCTCGTCGCCAGCCCGGCGATGGCGGCCAAGGAGCAGTTTGTCTCCGAAAACCTCAGCCCGCTCAGCCGGAACACGGACACGACGACCACCGAAAACAAGCAGGCCGTCGCCCGCAACATCTTCCTGATGAACCAGTGTATGGAAGGTACCCAGTTTTTCGCTTTATGGGCCCCGCTGTTCTCCCTCGCCGCCCAGAACAAACTCCCCGGCACCGGAAAAATCCTCAGCAAGCTGCTCGGTGATGTTTCCTACCGCATCAGCCTCTTCGACAAGCTCCTCAAGGAAATGATCGTGGAAAACCCGGACGTCTGGACTTCGGTATTCCAGCAGCAGCTCATCGGCTACATGCTGACGGCTGTAAAAAACGAGCAGAATCTCGTCGACGCCCTCCCGGTTGCCGATGCCGGGCTCGATCCCGATTCGCTCAAGGTCTACATCGAATACCTCGCCGACGCCCGCCTGGCAGCCTGCGGACTCGCCCGCCAATACCACCACGCCGCCAGCCCGTTCCCATGGCTCGACGAGCAAATCCACCTCACCGCCGGCACCGTAGCCCACGCCACCACCACCACCCTCGATACCACCTTCGACGACGACGATCTGTAG
- a CDS encoding GntR family transcriptional regulator translates to MANIGEQAQLTVLRDSPPGFFLDSEGELGEILLPRNETIGNCKPGDTVDVFIYCDSEDRPIATMRQPKVIPGNFAALECIAVTGVGSFMDWGLLKDLFVPFREQTSPLDVGKTYVVYVYVDPNSDRIVASRRINRYLSKEAPDYETGQQVDLMIYAKTDLGYKAIINGRHSGVLFANEVFKKPAPGEQLIGYIAKLRRDGKIDLSLQPPGLSGKEKADDLETRIIAELDRRDGYWELSDSSPPEDIYQALGVSKKAFKKATGALFRKRVITIGKDGIRSVK, encoded by the coding sequence ATGGCAAACATCGGCGAGCAAGCACAACTGACTGTCCTGAGGGACAGCCCTCCTGGATTTTTTCTCGATTCCGAAGGTGAGCTCGGTGAAATCTTACTCCCGCGCAATGAAACCATCGGTAACTGCAAGCCGGGGGATACGGTGGATGTCTTTATCTACTGCGACTCCGAAGACCGTCCGATCGCCACGATGAGACAACCCAAGGTGATACCCGGGAATTTTGCGGCGTTGGAATGCATCGCCGTCACAGGCGTCGGATCGTTTATGGACTGGGGACTGCTCAAGGATCTCTTCGTCCCGTTCCGTGAGCAAACCAGCCCGCTTGACGTGGGTAAAACCTATGTAGTGTATGTGTATGTCGACCCTAACAGCGACCGCATCGTCGCCAGTCGGCGCATCAACCGCTATCTGAGTAAAGAGGCACCCGACTATGAAACCGGCCAGCAAGTCGACCTGATGATCTATGCCAAAACCGACCTTGGTTACAAAGCCATCATCAACGGTCGGCACAGTGGCGTGCTGTTTGCCAATGAAGTGTTCAAAAAACCGGCACCCGGCGAACAGCTGATAGGCTACATCGCCAAGCTGCGCCGAGATGGAAAGATAGACCTCTCCCTGCAACCACCCGGCCTCTCGGGGAAGGAAAAGGCCGATGATCTTGAAACCCGTATCATAGCGGAACTGGACCGCCGGGATGGTTACTGGGAGTTATCCGACTCCAGTCCGCCGGAGGATATTTACCAAGCCCTCGGGGTCAGCAAAAAAGCCTTTAAAAAGGCAACCGGCGCGCTGTTTAGAAAACGTGTGATCACCATCGGCAAAGACGGCATCAGGTCCGTCAAGTAG
- a CDS encoding spermidine synthase, producing MQPRFEEIDYQQTPLGEVILRRRTMATLGGREVYEIMLGQDFLMSSLFTVVEEALSTLGMAAAGKAFPECDALNVVVGGLGLGYTAKVALEHPAVGELIVVDYLQAVIDWHEKGLVPLGAGLVADPRCRFEHGDFFKRAVSEGGVGFDPVDAEKKFHAILLDIDHSPDHLLNERHAGFYRADGLRHMSRQLYPGGVFALWSDDPPEEKFIHALNEVFACCETHVVPFENPILGRDSESTVYVARAHR from the coding sequence ATGCAGCCTCGTTTTGAAGAAATCGACTACCAGCAGACTCCTCTCGGCGAAGTGATCCTGCGCAGGCGGACGATGGCAACGCTCGGTGGCCGCGAGGTTTACGAAATCATGCTCGGCCAGGACTTCCTGATGTCGTCGCTGTTCACTGTGGTGGAAGAGGCCCTGTCGACCCTGGGCATGGCTGCTGCCGGGAAGGCATTTCCAGAATGTGACGCGCTCAATGTCGTGGTCGGTGGTCTGGGGCTTGGTTACACTGCGAAGGTGGCACTCGAGCACCCGGCGGTCGGTGAACTCATCGTCGTCGATTACCTGCAAGCGGTGATCGACTGGCATGAAAAGGGGCTGGTGCCACTGGGCGCCGGGCTGGTTGCCGACCCGCGATGCCGTTTCGAGCATGGTGACTTTTTTAAACGAGCTGTGAGTGAGGGTGGCGTAGGATTTGATCCGGTGGACGCGGAGAAAAAATTCCACGCCATCCTGCTCGATATCGACCACTCACCGGACCACCTGCTCAACGAACGCCATGCGGGTTTTTACCGGGCGGACGGCCTGCGTCACATGAGCCGGCAGCTTTACCCTGGCGGGGTTTTTGCGCTGTGGTCCGATGATCCGCCTGAGGAGAAGTTTATCCACGCCCTCAACGAGGTGTTTGCCTGCTGTGAGACGCATGTGGTTCCTTTCGAAAACCCGATCCTTGGCCGTGACTCGGAGAGCACGGTTTATGTGGCAAGGGCCCATCGGTAA
- a CDS encoding PEP-CTERM sorting domain-containing protein (PEP-CTERM proteins occur, often in large numbers, in the proteomes of bacteria that also encode an exosortase, a predicted intramembrane cysteine proteinase. The presence of a PEP-CTERM domain at a protein's C-terminus predicts cleavage within the sorting domain, followed by covalent anchoring to some some component of the (usually Gram-negative) cell surface. Many PEP-CTERM proteins exhibit an unusual sequence composition that includes large numbers of potential glycosylation sites. Expression of one such protein has been shown restore the ability of a bacterium to form floc, a type of biofilm.), with amino-acid sequence MKQILTLITSALAVGGAQAAIIATDNASTAPTLGGNVIGYNGAASARFGWDASESFTQSFTVSGAGTLDTIYLGYNAFDNGETLTFDLSVNGNLVETGIILDGDNFSGSSGTDGGSTPVYWMKLDLSAENIPVSAGSNNFTMAATSDTGAGYALAPLYNSNTSSYTGGAMNLSFSVTTGDLLFAVATTPVPEPSSSALLGLGGLALILRRRKG; translated from the coding sequence ATGAAACAAATACTCACACTCATCACGTCAGCTCTCGCCGTCGGCGGGGCTCAGGCCGCCATCATCGCCACTGACAACGCATCGACCGCGCCAACGCTCGGGGGCAACGTCATCGGCTACAACGGTGCAGCAAGCGCACGCTTCGGTTGGGATGCCAGCGAGTCATTCACCCAGTCATTCACAGTTTCGGGCGCTGGCACACTTGACACTATCTATTTAGGCTACAATGCCTTCGATAATGGCGAAACCCTGACATTTGATTTGTCGGTCAACGGCAACCTGGTGGAAACCGGTATCATTCTCGATGGTGACAACTTCAGTGGCTCCTCCGGCACCGATGGAGGAAGCACTCCGGTCTACTGGATGAAGTTGGATCTTTCCGCTGAGAATATCCCGGTGAGCGCGGGCTCAAACAACTTCACGATGGCTGCGACGAGCGACACCGGTGCGGGTTATGCCCTGGCGCCGCTCTATAACAGCAATACCAGCTCTTACACTGGCGGTGCTATGAACCTATCCTTCTCCGTCACCACTGGAGATCTCCTTTTCGCCGTAGCGACCACTCCTGTCCCCGAGCCTTCATCATCAGCCCTTCTCGGCCTTGGCGGTCTGGCGCTCATCCTGCGCCGCCGCAAGGGTTAA
- a CDS encoding PEP-CTERM sorting domain-containing protein (PEP-CTERM proteins occur, often in large numbers, in the proteomes of bacteria that also encode an exosortase, a predicted intramembrane cysteine proteinase. The presence of a PEP-CTERM domain at a protein's C-terminus predicts cleavage within the sorting domain, followed by covalent anchoring to some some component of the (usually Gram-negative) cell surface. Many PEP-CTERM proteins exhibit an unusual sequence composition that includes large numbers of potential glycosylation sites. Expression of one such protein has been shown restore the ability of a bacterium to form floc, a type of biofilm.) produces MKKIRNHLIPLSLGLLTLPTQAAVLLYEPFDYTATETIAGKGGSESGFDGSSSWAENALGTTEITAGSSSFGTLATTGNKFHYNNSFGSVNYDKLAYASRAMNVSASSGELYITFLMQGPSGFRLNGGVYINGSIKEFGATRTEYFNADRGASPDRPHLYYADQLATAVDNPVTATTYMYVQKYTGLGTGSGGTAQLWLIDSGDYDTIAADGNVTTAELDANSLTSTSVLTLAGAAPTLDGSEELRILLHDFGGGHTDYTLDEIRVATTLNEAMDIVPEPSSSALLGLAGLALILRRRK; encoded by the coding sequence ATGAAAAAAATACGCAATCATCTCATCCCGCTCTCTCTGGGTCTTTTAACTCTACCAACTCAAGCAGCAGTGCTGTTGTATGAGCCATTTGACTACACCGCGACTGAAACCATCGCCGGTAAAGGCGGCAGCGAATCTGGATTCGACGGCAGCTCCTCTTGGGCTGAGAACGCCCTGGGCACCACTGAGATCACAGCCGGTTCATCGAGCTTTGGAACCCTTGCCACCACAGGAAACAAGTTTCATTACAACAACTCATTCGGTTCGGTAAATTACGATAAACTTGCATACGCATCGCGAGCCATGAATGTTTCCGCCAGCTCCGGCGAGCTCTACATCACCTTCCTGATGCAGGGTCCCAGCGGATTCAGATTGAACGGTGGAGTCTATATCAATGGCAGCATCAAAGAATTCGGTGCTACCCGCACTGAGTATTTCAATGCAGATCGTGGCGCTAGCCCGGATCGCCCCCATCTTTACTATGCTGACCAGTTAGCCACGGCAGTCGACAACCCCGTCACTGCCACCACTTACATGTATGTGCAGAAATACACAGGTCTCGGCACGGGATCGGGCGGCACAGCCCAGCTCTGGCTGATCGACTCGGGCGACTACGACACCATCGCAGCAGATGGTAACGTCACCACCGCCGAACTTGATGCCAACAGCCTTACCTCCACCTCGGTCCTTACACTGGCGGGGGCGGCTCCGACCCTTGATGGCAGCGAGGAGCTCCGCATACTGCTCCATGACTTTGGCGGCGGACATACCGACTACACACTCGACGAAATCCGCGTCGCCACCACATTGAACGAAGCCATGGACATCGTTCCCGAGCCATCCTCATCAGCCCTTCTCGGCCTTGCCGGGCTCGCCCTGATCTTGCGACGTCGCAAGTAG
- a CDS encoding YecH family protein — MNEAHVHDIMQMMMETGEVYTRESLKKAIINQFGITTTFCSCSENGMTPAEAVTFLENRGKFIPTEEGFYTDESMKCSH, encoded by the coding sequence ATGAATGAAGCACACGTTCACGATATCATGCAGATGATGATGGAAACAGGTGAGGTTTACACCCGCGAGAGCCTGAAGAAGGCGATCATCAACCAGTTTGGCATCACCACTACTTTTTGCAGTTGTTCCGAAAACGGCATGACTCCGGCCGAGGCGGTGACCTTCCTTGAAAACCGTGGTAAGTTCATCCCCACGGAGGAGGGTTTTTACACGGACGAGAGTATGAAGTGCAGCCACTAG